The nucleotide sequence CCTTTAATAGGGGCTGTTTGCAGCTGACGATAAAATTCTGTCATTAGCCCTAATGTACCTTCATCGCTGACGTACCACAGGCTGGCTAAAGCTGACTTTACTCCGCTTTGAACTGCTAAACCCGCAAAGCCTAACTCTGCTTCTTTATCCCCAATGGCAGTTCTACAAGCGCTTAACACTAATAGATCTACTGGTGGATTATTCCAACGCAACTGCCTCATTTTATCTAGTGTCAGCTTTTTGTCCCAAAACTGCACGTAGGAGTTGTTGGGCGAACCAGATTTGAAGTCTGCATGAGTTGCAAGGTGAATTATTTTAAAAGGCTGTTTGGTGCGTTGCGATTGTAGATTATTTAGAGTAAATTGTTGATTTAAGAACGATTTGCCCCGCCACAGATCTTTGGCGATCGCAGATAATTCTACTGGTACCGCAGGCAAAGGATTTTGGTCTTTAAATTCTGACGCACCCATTGCCAAAACTTGCGACTTCTTGATGTTTGCGTACAGCGTATCTGTAAATTTGAAGGCAGGGATGCGTCCGAGACTATATTTTTCTATTAGGAATTGTTTGCCATCATGTAATGCTGCCAGAGGTATGGTTCGTAAACCACCACCCATACAAAATACGATGGTATCTATGTTATTACTTTTTAAATCTGCTTCTATTGGTGCAATTAGCCATTGATAAAGTTGCTGTGCTTCTGGTAGATAGTTCTTAGGATTTCTCGCATTTGGGTTTGTAATACCTTGTCTGAATTGCCTAACTTTTGCTAAAAGTGCTTCGTTTCTAGCTTCGGTAATGCGCTTGTGAATAGGTTGGCTTTCAGGAGTAATCAATACAATTTCTAATTGCTGCGCCTGCGGAACTAAGTAAATTAACGCAGGCTTTTTCCCAGTCTGAGTCGCCATTTTGCCTAGCGTATCGGCAATATATTTAGTTGTCATTGCCCGATCGGAGAAATTTACCCCAAAGTAACCTTCATATTGCTTTTCCCAGGTTTGCTCGATTTGGGGTACTGCTTCAGTTATGTTCTCTTCATCAAGGGCAGTTTGTAATTTTGAGGGGGCAACAGCTTCTGCTAAAAGAATATTTTGTTCGACAATGTATTTGGTGGGAGTAATGTCGGAAATTGGGATAATACTTTGCGATCGCGCCTGTTGTGCTATACCAATTGTTGCCGCTAGTTGCAGTACTGTCACTAACAAGCTAAAGCCGATCGCTACTGATTTCATAACGGCCTCACTGAGGTTGAGATACTTAGAACTACTCGGCTGACCGATTCACTTCACCAACAGTATTTGTGCATATACTGCCGGATGCCAACTTTCTTTAGGAGTATTTTTTAAACGCTCAACATAAAAGGGACAGGCAACATGCCTGTCCCTAAATTCTAAACTTGCTTTAAGGGCGATCGCCTACCACAATTTGCTTTTCTTAATTTTGTGGCGCGTGCAAATAATGCAATGAGCGATCGCTTAATCTTCGTCTTAACCACCCCTCCGGCTTCTTGCTTCTGAACTGTTTTCAATGTCTCGACGGATATCGCTGAGCGACCGACCTCTTTCTAAGGTTCTTACCCAGCCTTCCATCCCATTGCTATCCGCATCGCGGCCTAGCAA is from Microcoleus sp. FACHB-831 and encodes:
- a CDS encoding CHAT domain-containing protein, coding for MKSVAIGFSLLVTVLQLAATIGIAQQARSQSIIPISDITPTKYIVEQNILLAEAVAPSKLQTALDEENITEAVPQIEQTWEKQYEGYFGVNFSDRAMTTKYIADTLGKMATQTGKKPALIYLVPQAQQLEIVLITPESQPIHKRITEARNEALLAKVRQFRQGITNPNARNPKNYLPEAQQLYQWLIAPIEADLKSNNIDTIVFCMGGGLRTIPLAALHDGKQFLIEKYSLGRIPAFKFTDTLYANIKKSQVLAMGASEFKDQNPLPAVPVELSAIAKDLWRGKSFLNQQFTLNNLQSQRTKQPFKIIHLATHADFKSGSPNNSYVQFWDKKLTLDKMRQLRWNNPPVDLLVLSACRTAIGDKEAELGFAGLAVQSGVKSALASLWYVSDEGTLGLMTEFYRQLQTAPIKGEALRQAQIAMIQGKVRLEDGSLHNSRGKVSLPPALAAIKDKNLSHPYYWAAFTLIGSPW